CAAGTGATAACCACAAGGGGCTAAACATAACAACGGAagcaaaaatcaacttttattGATATCAAACCAAAGTCTTACATaagttttacaaaccaaaaggtaAACCTCTCAGAGTTGTGCTCACTTACAAACCCAAAAGCTAGCAAACCATATACAAAGCTAAGTGTTTACAAGCAAAACTTCCTTTCTACAAGTTtccaacccaaaaaaatacaacacgTCCCAAAAGTAAACACGCCACCACACTACGCAtcgcttcctgaaaggtggaaaagaaaattcataagccaaagctcgtgtgaGTGATTAATACTTAACTCACACGACctccatggacaatgcaaaataatttgataatatttcaaaacaaagaattcaaatccataagccaaatataatgcacattccgctattcaaaattcaaaagctaccggGCGTCCCcagtagtggataagccagacgtctatgtattatcccaaaacacataCCAACCTCAAAtacccttgctagccattaagctGTCCCCTGGCAAGACTGGACGTTGagaatgccattaaatagattcgcaaatattttacaaataggtcaacctttcatttttatccatggagtacataatttataaaacatgttcaaTTAAGCTCGataaggaaaacaagttcaaaaccatgtgtttaggtattaaatcactcacaTCAGCTCTACGAACCACCTGAGCTTCCTAAAACAATTAGGCAATAAAAACATGATTAGAAGATACTAAACAAGCCTATTTTtatgaacataaggtcctaaGGTAGACATATGAAGTTAAACAACCAATCTCAAGAAATAATTTCAGAATCTGCAATTTCATCAACTTCAAATTAAAATCTGACTTTGCACAGAAATAACAAACGTACAAACTCCACATACTTTTTAAGGTTTAtgaatctagtttcaaaatcagaaatcggatcgcGATTTCATCGCTCGagctaaaaaatatgaccgtttCCGTAACATGTGTCTGTGCAGTCAGCATAGTTCCGAAAATGAGTGATGCAAGGTTAAGAATTTCTATAGACCTCAATACTTCAAACTGGATCCTGAAATTTTTACCTTAGATAGAAGACTCATAGAGGAACTCCctataaaaatctcataatttttggagCTTAGAAACTGTCtcaaaaaaatctacaaaatcaGGGCAgatacaaaatttctcaaatctgCTGATTTCCCAGAAAAACGCAGCTTGTTCctcttttgatttttgactCCAAAACCTTTCAAAACACTTCAAACTCACACCAAAACttcactaatcatgctcaaactcaGATATATTAACGAGCTACTCCAAGAACATCGAATCCTTGCGTCGAAACAAATTTTAAACACTCAATCCAAGGAATTTCAAGTTAGGCTCTTGAGTTCCTTGAGAATTCAACCCTAAAACTCAAATTCCACTTAAATCAAACATCTAAAGCATGAATTCAAACCCTAAGATATGAAATTTAACATACAAATTAAGGAATCAAGTAAAGGAAACATGTATTACCAAGTTAAATATTCAATTCCAAGCCAACAaggttttttttccaattttttcctttctctccttttttttccaccgtttctttctctatctctctctccgttttgataagaacaaagaaaaacaaaaacgtaGAGGacctgttttgttttgttaggcttaggaaaaattattgagtgtgtgtgtgccatATGCCAACTTATGTTCTAATTTCATTTAACTAGCAAATTAAGCTCAATAACTCACATATTAAGCCTTAAACACATtacataattaacttaaaacataattaaagacTAGAGGTATTACATGGAGCTACACAGCACTCTCCTCCAGTCCCAATATAGCAATTTTACCGTCACGCCAGGCCCGCCCTTCACATGACAAGACCAAAGCACAATTTTTATCTCTCAGATCAAGAATAAAAGGCAAAACACaggcttttttgttttgaagtcTCAAAATTCCTGCGCacggtccccaataaattttctctatctatctttctccgctcattacttttaaaaaaacctCCCTTGAAACCCAACCGAACAGTTCCTATCCTGCTATGACATTGTGTGATTTGACAGTAAACGTTCAACAATCTCCTTCAGCTACAATCCATTCTCTGCAAGTGATCCAGTGAgagtggataaaaaaaaaattgataacgAGGACAAATTTCTCGCGTTCGTATgagaaatgaaggaaaatgaattttatgCCATACTAATAAGATACAACAAATTGGGTGACAAAAGAGTGAATAAATATTAGGGATGGCCATCTCGACCGATCCGTTTGTATCCAATCCGTTATCCGATTTTTCGGATATCGGAgcaaatttgaatttatttttcaaaaaaaaaaaggagatcgGATCAAATTCAAAGGTAAGTCTGTCCCCGCCCCGAATCCGATCTCCATCTCCGATCCGCCCTGATATGTCCCCGAATTTTcgaaaatctataatttttttttaatcaaaaatcCGCCTCCAATCCTCCTTGATCTATACCCAAATACTCTTTTTGAACAaaaatctggtttttttttttcaaattcggatATCCAAATCTCCTATCGGATCTCCGTTCTCCGTTCAGGGCGGAGATAGAGGACCAAAAATATATCCGATCGGGGATCGGGGCGGATTCGGAGGTCGGGTGGAAGGTACAGATTTGGATTCGGATATGTCAATATCCGCCTCCGATCCGTCCCGTTGCCATCCCTATGAATAATGAAGCAAAGAGAATTTCATTCGCAAATTGTTCTGTCATGAATCGGTACAAAAAAAAGCTCTTCTTCGGGGAACATAAtttccctttctgttttttcttgtgGATAGTACACGAAACTCATTCCTGTACATACGTTACATGATTTCATTTATGCTGCTCATTTTGCTCAACTGCACTTGTTGAAGCTCAGTCCGGCACGCCAGGCCGGCAGCATCTTCTCTAGAAAAAGACATGGTATCATCTTTGGAAAGGCGGCTCTGTTTTATCTTTGATATAGCCTGTGAAACTTCTGCGATTGAAGGCCGCCTTCTAGACGTTTTGCGCAAGCATTTGTGGGCAATGCTAGCTAGGTTCCTCACCTCTACGATCTTACAATCTCCAATTAGTCTATTGTCAAGAATTTCATCCACACCATCTGGACTCATACCCGCCTTAGAatcaagaagagaaaaacaacaTCAAGATTAATAACCCAATTCTGGTAACAACCGCCCATAATACGGTGGATAAAGTGAGAAATGACAACGCGTTTGGAATTGAATGCACATTGCGTGGATATACAGTCCGGTTCccttgagggatcccgcacgggcttaccgtgcgggactcccatttcccgatcgaattgggacgatccgagccgctcaaagtgatcagaacgtgattttaagggtacccgcgagaaatcagccaaaaaaaatgatcgggaagggcttgatccgagcagttttttattgaacggttcagtgagggatcccttactagtctaccgtgcggacctcccctttcccgatcgaattgcgacaatccgagccgctcaatgtgttaagaacgtgattttaagggtacccgcgagaaatcagcaaaaaaaatgatcgggaagggcttgatccgagcagtttttactgAACCGAATGTTCGCATTACTATCCATATACGGAGACTATCCACCGAATGTTCGCATTACTATTGATAGAAAGAACAACAATTATGACACTATTAACAATGACAATAAAAACTAAATTCCCACTGAAATCTGAAATTCGCCAAGAACGATTGCtatgaagagaaaaatgaaaaaaacttaCGAGATTGACGTATTCCATCAAGTTTTGCTGCGGGTGGATGGCTGTGATGAGCTCAAAGAGGATAATACCGAAACTGTAGATGTCACTCTTCGTCGTGAACTTGTTTGTGGTTATGTATTCAGGATCTATGTATCCGTATGTACCTTTAATGCCCGACTTTCTGCCATCAAAGGCCTCTTCCTTTGACAGTCCAAAATCAGCAACCTAGGGAGAGGGCAGATAGTGTATGTTAAGGCAAACAGAAGATCAGAAGATAGAAAAACAAGGAAAGCAAACAAAACCCTCCCGTGAGTAACAATCTTTAACAAGAAGCATGCAGCAATTATAACCCGATCTGGATTTCCATATCCATAACATTTGATTCCTTCTGTATCAAAATTGGCAGTCATACATACTCAACAACTAGACACTTGGTGTTTGTAAGAAAAATTCGATCGCTAAAAGCTGGTCCTTAAAAtcagaattaaaaaaaacatgaaattgaTGCTTCTTATAATCAACTTTTATGCAGAAGCTGTGTTTTTTGCCCAAAAGCAATAGCATGAGCTGTGGCAAACAACTGGCACGACTTATGAGAAGCCAGAAGCCAGAAAGCAGAAGCTGCACTTAACTATAGCAAGCACAATCCAATGAGCATAAGATGCAATCAAAACTATCGCAATAGTACATTTGTATCTTATTAATTTATTCATGGAGTACACAATACATGACAGTTGACAGCCTTACCTTGGCTCTCATCGATCTGTCAAGCAATATGTTAGCTGACTTCAAATCCCTATGGATGACGGGGGGGACTGCCTGTTTCAGGAATTGTCATTACAAGGAAAGAATTAACAAGTGATTCATATAGCAGGTACATTTTGACCACCTATTTAACATACCCCATCATGAAGATACCCAATTCCATGTGAAATATCAAGAGCAATTTCAAGCCGTACGTCCCAACTCAATACTTCTTCCTCTTGACCTAACCAAAGCAGGATAATATATTATTCTATCTAATATGAGAGAAGATACAAACACGGTTTGTTAATCATCGGAGGATCTGACAACTGTAATTTAGTCCAGCCATGTCCTTGACAAGTGGATCTGATACTGCATACTTTAAAAAGGGGCTCATGACCTTACTGTATAAGTGATCTGCTAGGCTTCCGTTTCTCATGAACTCATAAATTAACATGTGCTGGCCTTTATCTACACAGTATCCTACCAAATTCACCAGATTCCGGTGATGCAGCCTACCAAGTAGAGATACCTACAAAAAGACATGGCTACACTAAATCAACCGCATAGTATGTATCAGGTAGCTATTTCTCCGTTCTTCTTAAAGTTTTGTTTCAGTATTTTTGTTCGTCTTCTCCGAATTTTAGTTAGATTCACgaattaatcatttgtctcaacgagaggagtctaaaaagtaaaaaattataaccaaaagcaaaaaaaagttcactaaagacaaaagaaaTAGCAAACAGATGATATTGTTTTATTTAGTGTTGTCTTACATGGACTTTTTAAACTTTGGTCcacctttttaaatttttattattcctcttgtcaagacgaatgattaatcccaaaaattacgacaacagtttaaacaaaaaataacagaaagtaaaaatacccaaaaaaaacatgacCAAAAATTTAGGGAGAACAGGGTAGGAGCAAGTGAACAACTAGAAATCTGAAAATAATGAGGGCAAATCATGAATAGGTCAGAGGATGCAACACATTCAATGAGGCAGAGAGTCCTTATTTACCCATGGGTTTCCAATTATCcaagttctttttttccccacaaGATTCCTATATCCAAGTTAGCAGCATTAGAAAGATTTCCCACCGTAGCATAGCTAGTAAAGGTGATACCTTTTTAATCAATTAAATATCCATGCTCAGAAAATAATGCATCATATCTTTCTAATACTTAAATTGACAGTTGACACGGAACTAACAATTATATCATGACTGATCTAAAAGACTATGCTTCCTGTAAATATGATCTAGTTCAGCCTTTACCTCTGTTTGGAACTCTTTCTCCCCTTGCTTTGAATCAGAAGCCAGAACCTTCACGGCAACCACTTCACCTGTAGCCATTGAGGCTTTATAGACAGGACCAAAAGATCCCTGTCCCAAAATAGTGGTGAAGTTTTGCGTAGCTTTCTGAATATCCCTGGGAAAGTGCAAAGGTTTAGATCTGGCACAAGTAAATGTTCATAGCATACCTATATAGTGgtatacaaatacaaataaacaTGTAGCTATAGATAGCACTCTACAAGCTAAATTAGTTTTAAGCagttattttttacacaaatttgTCATGTCATAAGCCATGTGGAGACAAGTGTCTACTTggtcccgttccgctaagattcttatttttgaagtacttatttctcattttacgagacaggttattctctcacaatacatcacctttaattcaaaaaataagtgcttatttgtGTTAGTGGAACAACAAGAGAAGTACCAGAATGACCACTTCAATATTAAGAAAAGGCGCAAAACAATGAACATTTCCTCGACTGGCTAGACTCCAGCATGTGCATGATCTAGAAATTGAAGGAGAGCCCAACATGAAATAAAGTTTTGGCACAGAAGTCACCAAACAATCTCTCAGTTTTTAACTCTGAACCCATTAACATGTTCAAAAAGACAAAGCTATATATCCTAGACAAGTCTTTCGTTGTCGAAGAACTGGTTGTATAAGAACTGCTTGGTAGCCTACAATATGAAAGTACGGCCCTAATAAGACCACCTGTGGAGTCCAGCAACCTCATCCACAATTGAGTGATAGAACATCGTCAAGTTATGCTTCTGTGAAGGGTCAGTGACATTAGATTAAAGAAAAGATGATGGTTCAgcccaaaagtaaaaaactggTGAGATGTTTCCTTTCAGTGGACCTCACCCCAAAAGCACTTGCTAAGGACATACCATTTGGGTTCATTGCTATTACTTTGATATCCAACTATCCAAGAGCACCCGTGCAAACTCCTATATGGGAGGGGGTTGATATAGCAAGACCAAAAGTGGTTTCtactttaattgttttcttgatGAAATATAATGGCTTTTTCGTTCACATCAGATTGACAATTTATCTATACCGAGTATAAGTAGAACAAAAGATTTGAGAAGATAACTTAGCAGCTTACAGTCAATTCTAGGTAATCTTCTGTTCGTAATGCTTCATAGAAGTTCTCTACAAGTTCTGGAGTATACTGCTACATATATTGCCCGGAATATGTGTTAAAGATAATATTTTGAAGCTATTCTACAACCCAATTAATTGGATATGATGGAAATTCCAATGCATGAGAAAACTGAGAAACTGCAGCCTTGCAAACTTATAGAAGTCAACATGCTCTTGGATTGCATAAAGACCGGATGTAATCACACCTCATAACCGAAGGTTGGACAGAAGAATAACATAAAGGCATAAACTAATTAATCCTATGGTATTCTTATGTCATGTTCAAGAGTCTTGTTCAGCTCAAAAGAACAAACTGATATATAGGGTCTTGAGAGAACTAATTGTTGCCCCTTTTCATTCGGTCAGGGGAGCCCAGTCAGCCACATCTTTTGCAGAATAAAAAACCGACCGTACAAACAAATTGTACAAATGCTAAGACTAATGATACAAAACAgcaatttttctttccttccacgTTTTAATGTTAAAGTGGGCAATGTCATAGTTCAGCAggcaaaatataaaaaatttgttgtGGCACCCAAAAATGTTCAATGCATTGTCAAGCAAAGGAAGAAGATTCTAGAAACGTAATAAATAATGCAAGTTGAATATGGTTTCCGAAAAGATTAAAAAGTGCAGGATATGACATACTTGTACAAGTATCTTGGTATGCCAGATGCTGAAGCCAACCCATCTTTACCACGGTAGCTCCACCAAGAGAAGTGAGAACCTTTGGGAAGATAATCTGATCCCGTAACATATTCAGAATCTGAGAGACTTGCACTAGAGTCAATGCTTGAACCCAGGCCATTTGTCCGTATTGGAAGAATCATTCCACTATGGTCATTGTTAGCATTTTGCAAAGGAGAACGTTTTTTGAACCAGCATATCCCCAAAAAAGCTAGAACTGCTATCAAAATGCCAAGAGCCACACCAACGGAGATGCCAATAACAACCAATTCACCTTTATGAGCCATTCTTTGATCTTTTTAGGAACTCAGGCAACGAGAACATCTTGGAGGAAAATGCTGCAGGCTAACTGCTTTCACAAAACAAGCACAGATACTGTCTGAAGTCaccaattaataaaaaagaaaaggagacaAATTAAGGAACAAGAAACATGTCTAACACATGTTGAGCAAAAACTCCTAGCAAGAAAcactgttgttgttgttgatataATAAGAAAAGTATACTTTCACGTGTGGCAGTAtttgaaaagaagaagatatgaTAGGAGTAGTTCTTGATGCAAACATAGATATTGTGGTgggctatgtagcacggacacgacacgacacCAACACCCCGACAcgtaaattttcagaaaatgggGGACacgaccgggaaaggcttgatttgagcagtttttatttgaaccgtgtaataaaaaactgtttgaaactgtttggatcaagcccttcccggtcattttttttgctgatttctcatgggtacccttaaaatcacgttctgatcacattgagcggcttggatcatcaaaatttgatcgggaactatgaggtgtttttttaggtgttttttgggtgtccccagaaccgtcccgatatatatatatatatatatatatatcaagaataaaaaaaaattcaaataagataaaagttaataatattatatCCATATAGCCTTGTTTTCACCTTTGCAGTACATAGTTTTCCAAGTCATTACATCTATTATCTATACCTTGCAACAAAAAGTGTCCCAAAAGTGTCCGAAAGTGTATGTCAAAAGTGTCTAGAAAGTGTCCCCGAAGTGTCCGAAAGTGTCTATCAAGTGTCAGACTCCAAATATTGCCCAAAATAACAGGACAAGAAGTGTCCGACACGTGTCGGCCGGTGTCGGTGTCCAACACGTGTCCGACACCGCTACGTCACCCCTggtggagtgtcggtgctacataggtgGTGGGACATGGTTACTACCAAAACTATCTTTTAACTGGGTCAATTGCAGGTGATAACAAATATAAAACTACCATAAACCCACCGGACAATATGTGCAAGAGGAAGTGTTAACAGATTTAAGAAGTTTTTGTAATGGGATTTGATTAGTGTTGAGTCAGTTGACAGTTTCAAGATGACGATAGTCGGGAATGTATTTTAATGAGCTAGGTAGACTCAGAGTATGAGAGTATGAAGGCAGAAGAATTGGCATCAAGAGATGAAAATATGTCTCTTTACATGTTTCATTCTTTCAGGACACATTTATGCTAAAGAGAACAGTTATGTTGTTTCCAATTACAAAAGAAGAGATGGGGGAGATGAAGAAGCTCACATTAAAGATTTTTATCATCTAATTAACTTTATGGTCTCTGCTATTAATGTTGTTGACATGTTGTCACAATTTCGGAAACAAACAGATGCAaacatcaaaactcaaaaccaattgataTCTAAGTAAGACCCTGACACTTTAACGGTCACAGGAGCTCAGCAAAAGGGGTAGCAAAAGGTGTGAGATTTAGGTTCACCACTCTCTGTTAAATACCCAGGATCACCAATGTAGACTTCCGAAACAGAACGTTGCGTTACAGAACTACGGTTCAAATAGAGAAGGCAACCTTATATAGGGTGCTTTTATAAAAACAACTTAATTCTTTTTCAGTTGGATTTGGTTCATTTTGGTACTGGTACACTCATTGCTCAACACAGGGTAGGGTACGATTGGTTTCATTCGGAGTAGCAACTAGAAAGAAACAACACAACAATCAGGTTTCGACTAATCAGACTTTTTTCAGAGCCAACGGCCATGAACCTCCATTAATACCCATGTCTTTGGGTGAGTTTCTCGTAAAAAGTTTGTCTATACCTTATGGGCTTTAGACAAGTTGTTTCCGCTATTTGGACTTTTAGTTGATGTACGTGAGGAGAATGACCTATGTTAAGATCCATGTTTTTGCGGGCTTCAGCCTGTTTAGACCGTTTAGACAACAAGGGAAACTCAGCCTAGCCTGAGTATTATTAAAAGGGCATCCTTAAAACGTTAATGACAAGAGAACAATAACAAACCACAAACCCAACAAGAGAACATAAGAAACAATAATTAGAtatcaaaaccaacaaaagagaACCATGTAGCAAAATTCCCAGAACCAACCAGCAGTCTAGCACAATGGAGCTTAATGATCAGCTAACAATCAAAGTGGATACATGGGTTGACCTAAACCTCAAAAATTCAACACTCAAAAACCTAAAGGAACATGCTATAAACCCAGAAAAAGTAAACTTCCACAAGAATACAATACCTGAAAAAAGATAACTATCTGAACTGAAAAAAAGTGCCCATGAATCTTGATCAACAGCCATACCTTACCAGCCGTGTAGCCAATGGATTGATGTTGAATTTCTGGGTGTGTAAGAGCTGTTTCGTTGTGTTGACTGGGTAAATGACGGAAGACGGTCATAAAGAAAAAGGGTCTGTGGACTTTTGATGGAAGaaacggtagagagagagatgaacacTTGGCTGGAGTAGATGGAATAACAAAAGCACCAACATTCGACCATCTCCGACCCATTCTCCATTTccttttttaaaggaaaaaaaacattggcttctctaaaactctcctccattttggaggatAACTTTGAAAGGATGAattttgatcctctaaatataATAGAAGATATCCTCCAAATATACGTTGGAGTTGAAAAATAAAgtgttgggttggagttgagataaatagtacaatccTATAAATCtactttttcaaataaaataaattaatttgatcctctcaaatagagatgaGAGGTGTTgtgttgggttggagttgagataaatagtacaatcctctaaatctacttttcaaataaaatagattaatttgatcctctcaaatagatATGAGAGATTTGGATGGTGTTGGatcggagatgctcttagggctttagtgaaagaaaaaaagatgctCCTCTCCTGTTCATAAAAGATCACTTCAGTTTTGCAATTTCATGCCCATTCCAgatttatttacttacagtaTTATTACTTACAGTATTATTAATCTGCTAAGTAACTTTGATTAAATTTTGGTGATTGAAACCTTTGACTTTTTAGAATTCGTCAACAAATTCAAGGGAAACAAACACGTTGATGGGACATCGAACcatacaatttaaaaatataggaGTACCTATTTAATTAGTAAGAAAACAAACCGATACCCCTGACCTCAATCTATATAATTTATATATTTGCATATtctaataattatttacaaTCGATTAATGCGATGACCGACACAGATTACATTAGCAATGAGCTCTATAAAGCAGACAGTTCTGATCACCAAAATTGGTTCGAAATAAGCCctggaattttaaaaaaaaataaaattgaactcTGGAAATGGGTATTTGATGGGCCTGCTATGAAAAGCAAGCCTTGTTGGCTTTACAGACCatacaaaaattttattctGTTATATTTAGAATATTGGTGATGACAGCATTTTATGACTTtatctcaactaattttttacatttctcTGCGTTCTCATGAATTTAATATAAATCTgataattttgttcttatttgaatttttttctcatttgttagttttgcgccaaaatTTTGACGgctattgattcgtttcgacgagagaaatcggaaaagtaaaatttctttacttttacccaagtattttgagaaacaaCCATTTTTTAGAGCAAAAAGATTGactttttgcgctaaaaaatagttatttcttaaaatacttgggtaaaattgaattttttttacttttccaatttgtctttgtcgagacgaatcaataactcacaaaagtttgacacaaaactaacaaatgagaaaaaaaaatcaaataaggacaaattttcagattt
This DNA window, taken from Rhododendron vialii isolate Sample 1 chromosome 8a, ASM3025357v1, encodes the following:
- the LOC131297997 gene encoding calcium/calmodulin-regulated receptor-like kinase 2; its protein translation is MAHKGELVVIGISVGVALGILIAVLAFLGICWFKKRSPLQNANNDHSGMILPIRTNGLGSSIDSSASLSDSEYVTGSDYLPKGSHFSWWSYRGKDGLASASGIPRYLYKDIQKATQNFTTILGQGSFGPVYKASMATGEVVAVKVLASDSKQGEKEFQTEVSLLGRLHHRNLVNLVGYCVDKGQHMLIYEFMRNGSLADHLYSQEEEVLSWDVRLEIALDISHGIGYLHDGAVPPVIHRDLKSANILLDRSMRAKVADFGLSKEEAFDGRKSGIKGTYGYIDPEYITTNKFTTKSDIYSFGIILFELITAIHPQQNLMEYVNLAGMSPDGVDEILDNRLIGDCKIVEVRNLASIAHKCLRKTSRRRPSIAEVSQAISKIKQSRLSKDDTMSFSREDAAGLACRTELQQVQLSKMSSINEIM